The proteins below are encoded in one region of Solidesulfovibrio fructosivorans JJ]:
- a CDS encoding methyl-accepting chemotaxis protein — translation MGIRRKLYLLIGVCALGFICSVAADRIGKHYTAKYRHLMGLAANAYTELLQARREEKNFLLHLDPQRVAPALAHADKVKEDITLLSGQDAALAQEVRGALTELAAYRKGFEDLVAIERVKGFNEHQGLMRNFVYAARDLDTKFKPVTDKDFQIVLLTIRRHEKNWQLRDEETYVDKVDASVKELGGLVAANPDLTPEQKKNFATVIDTYQRSFKEYVAASAKAKKIAAAMVQNGRDLMPHFEKIEHFYATRRSEVQTTVDWAMLAVQSMLGVVVLFVILWIIRGITGSLSSLGAYSRQVASGDLEARPRGRFERECAALRDDITAMVANLKEKMRQVAEEQAEASRQARAAEEAMLETKRKEEELASTLDRMQGVADEAANISRRLSNAAQDLSAQTEQSASGVELQRRRVDETATAIAQMNATILEIAGNAGSAAQTAEQARDNATTGADVVKQAGKSMATVNDIAIELKADMGSLGQEAQSIGEVVGVINDIADQTNLLALNAAIEAARAGEAGRGFAVVADEVRKLAEKTMVATKEVESRIRAIQDAAGRNIKSMDQAVSAVADANALAGRSGEAILAIVGHADATSGQVQAIATAAEEQSAASEQISRAITEINQVADDNVAGVEATAKAARSLAAMADELKGLITRLRGDRAETTGPRALAA, via the coding sequence ATGGGTATCCGGCGGAAGCTGTACCTGTTGATCGGCGTGTGCGCGCTGGGTTTTATCTGCTCGGTCGCCGCGGATCGGATTGGCAAGCATTACACGGCCAAATACCGCCATCTCATGGGACTGGCGGCGAATGCCTATACCGAACTGCTGCAGGCCCGGCGGGAAGAAAAAAACTTCCTGCTGCACCTGGACCCGCAGCGCGTCGCGCCGGCCCTGGCCCATGCCGACAAGGTCAAGGAGGACATCACGCTCCTTTCCGGCCAGGACGCGGCCCTGGCGCAGGAGGTCCGGGGAGCGTTGACGGAACTGGCCGCTTACCGCAAGGGCTTTGAGGACCTCGTCGCCATCGAGCGCGTCAAGGGCTTTAACGAACACCAGGGTTTGATGCGCAATTTCGTCTACGCCGCCAGGGACCTGGACACGAAGTTCAAGCCGGTGACGGACAAGGATTTCCAGATCGTGCTGCTCACCATCCGCCGCCATGAAAAGAACTGGCAGCTGCGCGACGAGGAAACCTATGTGGACAAGGTGGACGCTTCGGTCAAGGAGCTCGGGGGCCTGGTCGCCGCCAACCCGGACCTGACCCCGGAGCAGAAAAAGAACTTCGCCACCGTCATCGACACCTACCAGCGCAGTTTCAAGGAATATGTCGCGGCCAGCGCCAAGGCCAAGAAGATCGCCGCCGCCATGGTGCAAAACGGCCGGGACCTCATGCCCCATTTCGAAAAGATCGAGCACTTCTACGCCACGCGCAGAAGCGAAGTCCAGACCACCGTGGATTGGGCCATGCTGGCCGTCCAGAGCATGCTCGGGGTTGTCGTCCTGTTCGTGATCCTGTGGATCATCCGGGGCATCACCGGTTCGCTTTCGTCGCTCGGGGCCTATTCCAGGCAGGTGGCATCCGGCGATCTGGAGGCCCGGCCCAGGGGCCGCTTCGAGCGGGAATGCGCGGCGCTACGCGACGACATCACCGCCATGGTGGCCAACCTCAAGGAGAAGATGCGCCAGGTGGCCGAAGAGCAGGCCGAAGCCAGCCGGCAGGCCCGGGCCGCCGAGGAGGCCATGCTCGAAACCAAGCGCAAGGAAGAGGAGCTGGCGTCAACGCTCGACCGGATGCAGGGCGTGGCCGACGAAGCGGCCAACATCTCGCGCCGCCTCTCGAATGCCGCCCAGGACCTCTCGGCCCAGACCGAGCAGTCCGCTTCCGGCGTGGAATTGCAACGTCGCCGCGTGGACGAGACCGCCACGGCCATCGCCCAGATGAACGCCACCATCCTGGAAATCGCCGGAAACGCCGGTTCGGCCGCCCAGACCGCCGAGCAGGCCCGCGACAACGCCACCACGGGCGCGGACGTGGTCAAGCAGGCCGGGAAATCCATGGCCACGGTCAACGACATCGCCATTGAACTGAAGGCCGACATGGGGAGCCTCGGCCAGGAAGCCCAGTCCATCGGCGAGGTCGTCGGCGTGATCAACGACATCGCCGACCAGACCAACCTGCTGGCCTTAAACGCCGCCATCGAAGCGGCAAGGGCCGGCGAAGCCGGTCGCGGCTTCGCGGTCGTGGCCGACGAGGTCCGCAAGCTCGCCGAGAAGACCATGGTGGCGACCAAGGAAGTCGAATCGCGCATCCGGGCCATCCAGGACGCCGCCGGGCGCAACATCAAAAGCATGGACCAGGCCGTTTCCGCCGTGGCCGACGCCAATGCCCTGGCCGGGCGCTCGGGCGAGGCCATCCTCGCCATCGTGGGTCATGCCGACGCCACCAGCGGCCAGGTCCAGGCCATCGCCACCGCGGCCGAGGAGCAGTCCGCAGCCTCGGAGCAGATCAGCCGGGCCATCACCGAGATCAACCAGGTGGCCGACGACAACGTGGCCGGCGTCGAGGCCACGGCCAAAGCCGCCCGTTCCCTGGCCGCCATGGCCGACGAGCTCAAGGGGCTCATCACCAGGCTGCGCGGCGACCGGGCCGAAACGACCGGTCCACGCGCCCTGGCCGCGTAA
- a CDS encoding ATP-binding protein yields MTAAKTAFGLAALARLGLRARVYLLLGSLLAVNMTGPVIMIWYAAMARDLYTATADKDLTALTAAHELENALLNQKGYATYYYLSHDASWLGKLDESRRTFSLWLERIRQQVDAPEATELLDAITRAYKKYTDAKDNVIDLYQQGRIEAAKDQHWEVRDEFDGLRDLCDRFKDFFRNRMRRTGRLYLERTDMVMGVAVIGVVINVGLGLFLAYVLIGQILDPIRRLARGERGQEATAGLSDEVKAIGQKFRDMERDVDQAHLDLEQSRGHLMQSEKLAMAGRLAAGVAHTIRNPLTSVKMRLFSLERGLKLDPTQKEDFEVIAEEIGHIDTIVRNFLEFARPPKLTAQPVSLSDVVDTTLTLLKHRLESYNVTVTVDRVRPLPPINADPDQLKEALVNLVLNACEAMIEGGEILIREEVGVLDPHGRILAVRVSDSGPGVPQALVENIFQPFFTTKGEGSGLGLPIVKRIVEEHGGWITVQSPEGKGTTFTMVFPYEGEREWHRS; encoded by the coding sequence ATGACCGCCGCCAAAACCGCCTTCGGGCTCGCCGCGCTCGCCCGCCTGGGCCTGCGCGCCCGGGTCTATCTGCTGCTCGGCAGCCTGCTTGCGGTCAACATGACCGGCCCGGTCATCATGATCTGGTACGCGGCCATGGCCCGGGACCTCTACACGGCCACGGCCGACAAGGACCTCACCGCCCTGACCGCCGCCCACGAGCTGGAAAACGCCCTGCTCAACCAGAAGGGCTACGCCACCTATTATTATTTGAGCCACGACGCCTCCTGGCTCGGCAAGCTCGACGAGAGCCGGCGCACCTTCAGCCTGTGGCTCGAGCGCATCCGCCAGCAGGTGGACGCGCCCGAAGCGACGGAGCTCCTCGACGCCATCACGCGGGCCTACAAAAAATACACCGACGCCAAGGACAACGTCATCGACCTCTATCAGCAAGGGCGCATCGAGGCGGCCAAGGACCAGCACTGGGAGGTGCGCGACGAGTTCGACGGCCTGCGCGACCTGTGCGACCGGTTCAAGGACTTTTTCCGCAACCGCATGCGCCGCACCGGCCGCCTCTACCTGGAGCGCACCGACATGGTCATGGGCGTGGCCGTCATCGGCGTGGTCATAAACGTCGGCCTGGGCCTCTTCCTGGCCTACGTCCTGATCGGCCAGATCCTCGACCCCATCCGCCGGCTGGCCCGGGGCGAACGGGGCCAGGAAGCGACCGCCGGCCTGTCCGACGAGGTCAAGGCCATCGGCCAGAAATTCCGCGACATGGAAAGGGACGTGGACCAGGCCCACCTGGATTTGGAGCAAAGCCGGGGCCACCTCATGCAGTCCGAAAAGCTGGCCATGGCCGGACGCCTCGCCGCCGGCGTGGCCCACACCATCCGCAATCCGCTCACCTCGGTCAAAATGCGGCTTTTCTCCCTGGAGCGCGGCCTCAAGCTCGACCCGACCCAGAAGGAGGATTTCGAGGTCATCGCCGAGGAGATCGGGCATATCGACACCATCGTGCGCAATTTTCTGGAATTCGCCCGGCCGCCCAAGCTCACCGCCCAGCCCGTGAGCCTCTCCGACGTGGTCGATACGACGCTGACCCTGCTCAAGCACCGCCTGGAATCCTACAACGTCACCGTCACCGTGGACCGGGTACGCCCCCTGCCCCCGATCAACGCCGATCCCGACCAGCTCAAGGAAGCCCTCGTCAACCTCGTGCTCAACGCCTGCGAGGCCATGATCGAGGGCGGCGAGATCCTCATCCGCGAGGAAGTGGGCGTGCTCGATCCCCACGGCCGCATCCTGGCCGTGCGCGTGTCGGACAGCGGGCCGGGCGTCCCGCAGGCGCTCGTCGAGAACATCTTCCAGCCGTTTTTCACCACCAAGGGCGAAGGGTCGGGACTGGGGCTGCCCATCGTCAAACGCATCGTCGAGGAACACGGCGGCTGGATCACGGTCCAGTCCCCGGAAGGAAAGGGAACGACCTTCACCATGGTTTTTCCGTACGAAGGGGAGCGCGAGTGGCACAGATCCTGA
- a CDS encoding sigma-54-dependent transcriptional regulator: MAQILIVDDDHQLRMSFERLLAAEGFEVRTASSGEAGIAAVREEAPDVVIMDVRMPGISGLEAYAAMREIEPRLPVIIMTAYGTTDIAIEATKMGAFDYILKPFDIPDILKLIDKAIAAGRSMRSRVAVGEEGEQALAADAIIGRSPAMQELYKAIGRAAPTDATVLIRGESGTGKELVARAVYQHSLRADKPFLVINCVAIPETLLESELFGYEKGAFTGATGRKVGKIEQANHGTVFLDEIGDMPLPIQAKILRLLQEQNVERLGGRQVIPVDVRIIAATNRDLEEAVRRGQFREDLYYRLKVVSLTLPPLRERPSDIPLLVRYFMARYGREMSQPDPGVSEAAMALFTANPWPGNVRELGNTVKKAFIFNRGAPLGPDEVQKATGEPLRNGDLAALTTGDALADFVRRQLGSGRESLFEELMDHFGQLVIREALEATGGNRTQASKLLGLSRPTLIAKIEKYGLRIESRVRDSRS; encoded by the coding sequence GTGGCACAGATCCTGATCGTCGACGACGACCACCAGTTGCGGATGAGCTTCGAGCGGCTGCTGGCCGCCGAAGGCTTCGAGGTGCGCACCGCCTCGTCGGGAGAGGCCGGCATCGCGGCCGTGCGCGAGGAGGCGCCCGACGTCGTGATCATGGACGTGCGCATGCCCGGCATCTCCGGGCTCGAGGCCTACGCCGCCATGCGCGAAATCGAGCCCCGGCTCCCGGTCATCATCATGACCGCCTACGGCACCACGGACATCGCCATCGAAGCCACCAAAATGGGGGCCTTCGACTACATCCTCAAGCCCTTCGACATCCCGGACATTCTAAAGCTCATCGACAAGGCCATCGCCGCCGGCCGGTCCATGCGCAGCCGCGTGGCCGTTGGCGAGGAAGGCGAGCAGGCCCTGGCCGCCGACGCCATCATCGGCCGCAGCCCGGCCATGCAGGAACTCTACAAGGCCATCGGCCGCGCCGCGCCCACCGACGCCACGGTGCTGATCCGCGGCGAATCCGGCACCGGCAAGGAGCTCGTGGCCCGGGCCGTCTACCAGCACTCGCTGCGGGCCGACAAACCCTTCCTGGTCATCAACTGTGTGGCCATCCCCGAAACCCTTCTGGAATCCGAACTCTTCGGCTACGAAAAAGGCGCCTTCACCGGAGCCACCGGCCGCAAGGTCGGCAAGATCGAACAGGCCAACCACGGCACGGTCTTCCTGGACGAGATCGGCGACATGCCGCTGCCCATCCAGGCCAAGATCCTGCGCCTGCTCCAGGAGCAAAACGTGGAGCGCCTCGGCGGACGGCAGGTCATCCCGGTGGACGTGCGCATCATCGCCGCCACCAACCGCGACCTGGAAGAGGCCGTGCGCCGGGGGCAATTCCGCGAGGACCTCTACTACAGGCTCAAGGTCGTCAGCCTCACCCTGCCGCCGCTTCGCGAACGCCCGAGCGACATCCCGCTGCTCGTGCGCTATTTCATGGCCCGCTACGGCCGGGAAATGAGCCAGCCCGACCCCGGCGTGTCCGAGGCGGCCATGGCCCTTTTCACGGCCAATCCCTGGCCGGGCAACGTGCGCGAACTCGGCAACACGGTCAAAAAGGCGTTCATCTTCAACCGGGGCGCGCCGCTTGGCCCGGACGAAGTCCAAAAGGCCACGGGCGAGCCGCTGCGAAACGGCGACCTCGCCGCCCTGACCACCGGCGACGCCCTGGCGGATTTCGTCCGCCGCCAGCTCGGTTCCGGCCGGGAGAGCCTGTTCGAGGAGCTCATGGACCACTTCGGCCAGCTCGTCATCCGCGAGGCCCTCGAGGCCACGGGCGGCAACCGCACCCAGGCGTCGAAGCTGCTTGGCCTGTCCCGGCCGACGCTCATCGCCAAGATCGAGAAGTACGGCCTGCGCATCGAATCCCGCGTGCGCGACAGCCGCTCCTGA
- a CDS encoding response regulator, with protein MKRCQASLVIAERNANIRELLRREFGREGYAVTTAGSGAEVLARLREPERADLLVLDAEIGDTDGESLVPRLTRLFPKLPVVLHVFAGQEGDEDGVVRVRKEGDFERLKHAVREVLATRAGSDDPGKAG; from the coding sequence GTGAAACGTTGCCAGGCCTCGCTCGTCATAGCCGAGAGAAACGCCAACATCCGGGAACTGCTGCGCCGGGAATTCGGCCGCGAGGGCTACGCCGTCACTACGGCGGGCTCCGGCGCCGAAGTCCTGGCGCGACTGCGGGAGCCGGAGCGGGCGGACCTGCTCGTGCTCGACGCCGAGATCGGCGACACCGACGGTGAAAGCCTCGTGCCGCGCCTGACCCGCCTCTTTCCGAAACTCCCCGTGGTGCTGCACGTCTTCGCCGGCCAGGAAGGCGACGAGGACGGCGTGGTGCGGGTGCGCAAGGAAGGGGATTTCGAGCGCCTCAAGCACGCCGTACGCGAGGTGCTCGCCACCCGGGCCGGATCGGACGATCCCGGCAAGGCAGGCTAG
- a CDS encoding sulfite exporter TauE/SafE family protein: MGFGRQVFEFLKAASVAHAQWDMEVSTSIIKNRKKLLILAILLLPIIAVSFAEAGGYLGGKHAYAPAFYTSTIFLASIAVGLAAGLITGCIGAGGGFIITPALMSVGVKGILAVGTDLFHIFAKAIMGTTVHKKLGNVSVKLAIAFLVGSISGTFVGGAINKWFYNKDPLLSDTFISIIYVLILGFLGIYAMTDFIRASRKTSAATSTDSHGGATGVTSIGAKLQNLNIAPMIPFDEDFVPGGKRISGWIVASGGLLVGILSALMGMGGGFVTFPMFVYVFGVSSMTTVGTDIFQIIFTAGVGSIAQYAIYGYVFYSLAVGMLLGSLLGIQVGALTTKVVKGIQIRGFYAITILAGFINRIAALPKKFTEMGYINWPKAVVGNIEFVGNILFWIVVAVFMVWVISKFVTNLANLHHQEVN; this comes from the coding sequence ATGGGATTCGGCAGGCAGGTCTTTGAGTTCCTCAAGGCAGCATCGGTCGCTCATGCCCAATGGGATATGGAAGTCTCCACATCCATCATCAAGAATCGTAAAAAACTGCTCATTCTCGCCATCCTGTTACTGCCCATCATCGCGGTTTCCTTTGCCGAGGCCGGCGGCTATCTCGGCGGCAAGCACGCCTACGCCCCGGCTTTTTACACCTCGACGATCTTTCTGGCCTCCATCGCCGTGGGCTTGGCCGCCGGGCTCATCACCGGCTGCATCGGCGCGGGCGGCGGCTTCATCATCACCCCGGCGCTCATGTCCGTCGGCGTCAAGGGCATCCTGGCCGTCGGCACCGACCTCTTCCACATCTTCGCCAAGGCCATCATGGGCACCACGGTCCATAAAAAGCTTGGCAACGTCTCGGTCAAACTGGCCATCGCCTTTCTGGTCGGCTCGATCTCCGGCACCTTCGTCGGCGGCGCCATCAACAAATGGTTCTACAACAAGGACCCGCTCCTTTCCGATACCTTCATCAGCATCATTTACGTCCTGATACTCGGCTTCCTGGGCATCTACGCCATGACGGACTTCATCCGGGCCAGCCGCAAGACGTCGGCGGCCACCAGCACCGACAGCCACGGCGGGGCCACTGGCGTCACCAGCATCGGCGCGAAACTGCAAAACCTCAACATCGCCCCCATGATCCCCTTCGACGAGGACTTCGTGCCCGGCGGCAAGCGCATCTCCGGCTGGATCGTGGCCTCGGGCGGCCTGCTCGTCGGCATCCTGTCCGCCCTGATGGGCATGGGCGGCGGCTTCGTCACCTTCCCCATGTTCGTCTACGTCTTCGGCGTCTCCTCCATGACCACCGTGGGCACGGACATTTTCCAGATCATCTTCACCGCCGGCGTCGGCTCCATCGCCCAGTACGCCATCTACGGCTACGTGTTCTATTCCCTGGCCGTCGGCATGCTGCTCGGATCGCTTCTCGGCATCCAGGTCGGCGCGCTGACCACCAAGGTGGTCAAGGGCATCCAGATCCGGGGTTTTTACGCCATCACCATCCTGGCCGGCTTCATCAACCGTATCGCCGCGCTGCCGAAGAAGTTCACGGAAATGGGCTACATCAACTGGCCCAAGGCTGTGGTGGGCAATATCGAGTTCGTCGGCAACATCCTCTTCTGGATCGTGGTGGCCGTGTTCATGGTCTGGGTCATCAGCAAGTTCGTCACCAACCTCGCCAATCTGCATCATCAGGAGGTGAACTAG
- a CDS encoding response regulator: MRVLVVEDDFTSRKILQKILGPYGEVDIAVNGLEAVEAFSQSLDDDNRYDLICMDIMMPEMDGQAALKTIRAIERERGITPAQEAKVIMTTALDDPKNVVEAYYKGGATSYVPKPIDKHMLLHLLKNLGVIE; the protein is encoded by the coding sequence ATGCGAGTGTTGGTAGTCGAGGACGACTTTACGAGTCGTAAAATCCTCCAGAAGATTCTCGGCCCCTATGGCGAGGTCGACATCGCGGTCAACGGGCTCGAAGCCGTCGAGGCCTTCAGCCAGTCTCTCGATGACGACAATCGTTACGACCTGATCTGCATGGACATCATGATGCCGGAGATGGACGGGCAGGCGGCGCTCAAGACCATTCGCGCCATCGAGCGGGAGCGGGGCATCACCCCGGCCCAGGAAGCCAAGGTCATCATGACCACGGCTCTGGACGATCCCAAGAACGTGGTGGAAGCCTACTACAAGGGCGGGGCCACCTCCTACGTTCCCAAGCCCATCGACAAACACATGCTCCTGCATCTGCTCAAGAACCTCGGCGTGATCGAATAG
- a CDS encoding HD domain-containing protein yields the protein MIAAIRAWFEAFVDAHRLGTPVHDAHLDLKRVHSLLVMDEAKAQAEELELPGRLRELAVITGLLHDTGRFPQYRRYHTFRDADSANHAILGTVALARENALAALDKTARALVRTAIICHNKRALPARVASGRDPDALTLARIVRDADKLDIVRVMLEHFQDPKEKDAVVFLGLPDIPDVYNPVFLEDIAAGRIGNYYAMGSTNDFALLLLSWINDMNFARTRREFFTRGLVAGLFDALPDQPELTAFKTRYHDRFAPSETISH from the coding sequence ATGATCGCGGCCATTCGCGCTTGGTTCGAAGCCTTTGTCGACGCCCATCGCCTGGGAACGCCCGTCCACGACGCCCACCTGGATCTCAAACGCGTCCATAGCCTCCTCGTCATGGACGAGGCCAAGGCCCAGGCCGAAGAACTGGAATTGCCCGGACGGCTGCGCGAACTGGCCGTCATCACAGGTCTTTTGCACGACACCGGCCGTTTTCCCCAATACCGGCGCTACCATACCTTCCGCGACGCCGACAGCGCCAACCACGCCATCCTCGGCACCGTCGCCCTGGCCCGCGAAAACGCCCTGGCCGCGCTGGATAAAACAGCCCGAGCCCTTGTGCGCACGGCCATCATCTGCCACAATAAACGGGCTCTTCCGGCGCGCGTCGCCTCGGGCCGAGATCCCGACGCCCTGACCCTGGCCCGCATCGTGCGCGATGCCGACAAGCTCGATATCGTCCGGGTCATGCTCGAACATTTTCAGGACCCGAAGGAAAAAGACGCCGTGGTGTTTCTGGGGCTGCCCGACATCCCCGACGTCTACAATCCCGTCTTCCTCGAAGACATCGCAGCCGGCCGCATAGGAAACTATTACGCCATGGGCTCCACCAACGACTTCGCCCTGCTGCTTCTAAGCTGGATCAACGACATGAATTTCGCCCGGACCCGGCGCGAATTCTTCACCCGCGGCCTCGTTGCCGGCCTTTTCGACGCGCTGCCAGACCAGCCCGAGCTTACCGCCTTCAAGACACGCTACCACGACCGGTTCGCCCCGAGCGAAACGATCAGCCACTGA
- a CDS encoding tetratricopeptide repeat protein translates to MDFSPILFDTVVIVSGNEENVRRDRRSLAPFRPRRVEQFASGEKALAFLAANRADVVLLDSQLEDMDGTQFLRASRRDLRLKDVPIVMVTSESQRDKVLDAIAVGCAGYILRPYSEETFRKHVLRGCQVERVTEIERQQIEDAREMVAMGNFDDAIEAFEEIITEQNMAQKYYDMGCRCLVRQKYGQAIIAFKKAIKINDLFAEAYKGLADAYKGKGELDEFKRYLQKAAEIHAQFNHMEQTKELFIEILKYDPNTPNPFNSLGVKLRKSGDLAGALHAYKQALSLTPDDENIHFNMSKAYYFMGNTEDAKECVEKALESSPGFEEGRKLYRKLFGREYPRTAPPPAPPDDRQQAAESLRDD, encoded by the coding sequence ATGGACTTCTCCCCGATCCTCTTCGATACCGTCGTCATCGTCAGCGGCAACGAGGAAAACGTCCGACGCGACCGGCGCTCCCTGGCCCCCTTTCGCCCCCGGCGCGTGGAACAATTCGCCTCCGGCGAAAAAGCCCTGGCCTTCCTCGCCGCCAACCGCGCCGACGTCGTGCTCCTCGACAGCCAGCTCGAAGACATGGACGGCACCCAGTTTCTCCGCGCCAGCCGCCGCGACCTGCGCCTCAAGGACGTGCCCATCGTCATGGTCACCTCCGAGAGCCAGCGCGACAAGGTCCTCGACGCCATCGCCGTGGGCTGCGCCGGCTACATCCTGCGCCCCTACTCCGAGGAAACCTTCCGCAAACACGTGCTGCGCGGCTGCCAGGTCGAACGCGTCACCGAAATCGAACGCCAGCAGATCGAAGACGCCCGCGAAATGGTGGCCATGGGCAACTTCGACGACGCCATCGAAGCCTTCGAGGAAATCATCACCGAACAGAACATGGCCCAGAAATACTACGACATGGGCTGCCGCTGCCTGGTGCGCCAAAAATACGGCCAGGCCATCATCGCCTTCAAGAAAGCCATCAAGATCAACGACCTGTTCGCCGAAGCCTACAAGGGCCTGGCCGACGCCTACAAGGGGAAGGGAGAGCTGGACGAATTCAAGCGCTACCTGCAAAAGGCGGCTGAAATCCACGCCCAGTTCAACCACATGGAACAAACCAAGGAACTCTTCATCGAGATCCTCAAATACGACCCCAATACCCCCAACCCCTTCAACTCCCTCGGCGTCAAGCTGCGCAAAAGCGGCGACCTCGCCGGCGCCCTGCACGCCTACAAGCAAGCCCTCTCCCTCACCCCGGACGACGAGAATATCCACTTCAACATGTCCAAGGCCTACTACTTCATGGGCAATACCGAGGACGCCAAGGAGTGCGTCGAAAAAGCCCTGGAGAGCAGCCCCGGCTTCGAAGAAGGCCGCAAACTCTACCGAAAACTCTTCGGCCGCGAATACCCCCGCACCGCGCCCCCGCCCGCGCCGCCCGACGACCGCCAACAGGCGGCGGAATCGTTGCGCGACGACTAG
- a CDS encoding divergent polysaccharide deacetylase family protein, translated as MKPAKGPGKSPARAKAGGKRKVVLPGRPYIAVIAGLVLAISLGVLAMLLFGPFPPLPLDHVVRNAKAGHVRQPVAATVKPRHPSKPPHEARAVAHDAQPAALPFEEHLPSTETPPNGSQVRIKVEPAAPAAPPSPPAAEPATQSPQPAEDTAKGPRMVVVIDDIGDNPVMARRLMELPFPVTLAILPNRPHTRSLAAEIAAHGNETILHQPMQPISYPRVNPGPGALFTDMDTRRIQTTLSENIAQLPHIVGINNHMGSAFTSDQAGMDAVMPVLKAHGLFFMDSVTSPASAAAEAARKAGVHYYRRAVFLDNVRNVRTILGQLKTAERHALKHGRAIAIGHPYNETYEALLLWAKERDPHVSLVTLTELGPEF; from the coding sequence ATGAAACCCGCCAAGGGGCCGGGGAAGTCTCCGGCGCGCGCCAAGGCCGGGGGGAAACGCAAGGTCGTTCTCCCCGGCCGGCCTTATATTGCGGTCATCGCCGGACTGGTGCTGGCCATCTCCCTTGGTGTGCTGGCCATGCTCCTTTTCGGACCGTTCCCGCCGCTGCCGCTCGACCATGTCGTCCGAAACGCCAAGGCCGGACATGTCCGCCAGCCGGTCGCCGCCACCGTAAAGCCGCGCCATCCGTCCAAACCGCCCCATGAGGCCCGGGCCGTGGCCCATGACGCCCAGCCCGCCGCGCTGCCCTTCGAGGAACATTTGCCCAGCACGGAAACGCCTCCCAACGGTTCGCAAGTACGGATCAAGGTCGAGCCGGCCGCACCCGCCGCGCCCCCGTCGCCGCCGGCAGCCGAACCCGCGACGCAATCCCCGCAGCCGGCCGAGGATACCGCCAAAGGGCCGCGTATGGTGGTGGTCATCGACGACATCGGCGACAATCCGGTCATGGCCAGAAGACTCATGGAACTGCCGTTCCCTGTGACCCTGGCCATCCTGCCCAACCGGCCCCATACCCGTTCCCTGGCCGCCGAGATCGCCGCCCACGGCAATGAAACCATCCTGCACCAGCCCATGCAGCCGATCTCCTACCCCCGGGTCAATCCCGGCCCGGGAGCGCTTTTCACCGACATGGACACCCGGCGCATCCAGACCACCCTGTCCGAAAACATCGCCCAACTGCCGCATATCGTCGGCATCAACAACCATATGGGCTCGGCCTTCACCAGCGATCAGGCCGGCATGGACGCCGTCATGCCGGTGCTCAAGGCGCACGGCCTCTTTTTCATGGACTCCGTCACCTCGCCCGCCAGCGCCGCCGCCGAAGCCGCCCGCAAGGCCGGCGTGCACTACTACCGCCGGGCCGTTTTTCTCGACAACGTCCGCAACGTCCGCACCATCCTCGGCCAACTCAAAACCGCTGAACGCCACGCCCTCAAACACGGCCGCGCCATCGCCATCGGCCACCCCTACAACGAAACCTACGAAGCCTTGCTCCTCTGGGCCAAGGAACGCGATCCCCACGTCAGCCTCGTCACCCTGACCGAACTCGGCCCCGAGTTCTAG